In the Sphaerodactylus townsendi isolate TG3544 linkage group LG10, MPM_Stown_v2.3, whole genome shotgun sequence genome, one interval contains:
- the NOCT gene encoding nocturnin isoform X2: MCLLLTLMWSSSFSVYPMGNSTSRLYSALAKTLSNGAVSKHLEYLEHPDAEFLDPIDPKDLLEECQVVLQKRPARFHRDFVNLQANVAKSHQPIRVMQWNILAQALGEGKDNFVQCPMEALRWEERKCLILEEILAYQPDILCLQEVDHYFDTFQPLLSRLGYQCTFLPKPWSPCLDVECNNGPDGCALFFLKDRFTLINSANMRLTAMKLKTNQVAIAQILKCNETGKLFCIAVTHLKARNGWERLRSAQGIDLLQKLKSITQEAEIPVIVCGDFNAEPTEEVYKEFANSSLNLNSAYKLLSADGLSEPPYTTWKIRPSGECRHTLDYIWYSQHALQVNAALSLLTEEQIGPNRLPSFNYPSDHLSLVCDFSFSEDPDRLL; this comes from the exons ATGTGTTTACTGTTAACGCTGATGTGGTCTTCCAGTTTTTCAG TGTATCCCATGGGCAACAGTACAAGCAGGCTCTACAGCGCTCTCGCAAAGACTTTGAGCAATGGTGCCGTCTCAAAACATCTGGAATACTTGGAACACCCGGATGCTGAATTCCTAGATCCTATAGACCCCAAGGACCTGCTTGAAGAATGTCAAGTGGTGCTTCAGAAACGTCCAGCCCGGTTCCATAGAGACTTTGTGAACCTGCAGGCCAATGTTGCCAAAAGCCACCAACCCATTAGAGTCATGCAGTGGAATATACTTGCTCAAG CTCTTGGGGAAGGCAAAGACAACTTTGTACAGTGCCCTATGGAAGCCCTCAGGTGGGAAGAAAGGAAATGTCTCATTCTCGAAGAGATCCTTGCATACCAACCAGACATCCTGTGTCTTCAAGAAGTGGACCACTATTTTGACACCTTTCAACCACTCCTTAGTCGTCTGGGCTACCAATGTACTTTCTTACCTAAGCCATGGTCTCCATGTTTAGATGTGGAATGTAACAATGGGCCAGATGGCTGTGCCTTGTTCTTTCTTAAAGACCGGTTTACTCTAATCAACAGCGCCAACATGAGGCTGACCGCAATGAAGCTAAAAACCAACCAAGTAGCTATCGCTCAGATACTAAAATGCAATGAAACTGGCAAActattctgcattgctgtcactcACTTGAAAGCACGTAATGGCTGGGAAAGGTTGAGATCAGCGCAAGGTATTGATCTTCTGCAGAAACTGAAAAGTATCACTCAAGAGGCTGAGATCCCTGTCATTGTTTGTGGTGATTTCAATGCTGAGCCCACTGAAGAGGTTTACAAAGAATTCGCAAACTCCAGCCTGAACTTGAATAGTGCTTACAAGCTGCTGAGTGCCGATGGGCTGTCTGAACCCCCATACACGACATGGAAGATCCGACCCTCTGGAGAATGCAGGCACACCCTGGATTATATCTGGTATTCACAACATGCCTTACAAGTGAATGCTGCTCTCAGTCTTCTGACTGAGGAACAAATTGGACCCAACAGGCTACCATCTTTCAATTACCCTTCAGACCATTTGTCTCTAGTATGTGACTTCAGCTTTAGTGAAGATCCTGACAGGCTTTTATAG
- the NOCT gene encoding nocturnin isoform X3: protein MCSWELPVASEPARVYPMGNSTSRLYSALAKTLSNGAVSKHLEYLEHPDAEFLDPIDPKDLLEECQVVLQKRPARFHRDFVNLQANVAKSHQPIRVMQWNILAQALGEGKDNFVQCPMEALRWEERKCLILEEILAYQPDILCLQEVDHYFDTFQPLLSRLGYQCTFLPKPWSPCLDVECNNGPDGCALFFLKDRFTLINSANMRLTAMKLKTNQVAIAQILKCNETGKLFCIAVTHLKARNGWERLRSAQGIDLLQKLKSITQEAEIPVIVCGDFNAEPTEEVYKEFANSSLNLNSAYKLLSADGLSEPPYTTWKIRPSGECRHTLDYIWYSQHALQVNAALSLLTEEQIGPNRLPSFNYPSDHLSLVCDFSFSEDPDRLL, encoded by the exons TGTATCCCATGGGCAACAGTACAAGCAGGCTCTACAGCGCTCTCGCAAAGACTTTGAGCAATGGTGCCGTCTCAAAACATCTGGAATACTTGGAACACCCGGATGCTGAATTCCTAGATCCTATAGACCCCAAGGACCTGCTTGAAGAATGTCAAGTGGTGCTTCAGAAACGTCCAGCCCGGTTCCATAGAGACTTTGTGAACCTGCAGGCCAATGTTGCCAAAAGCCACCAACCCATTAGAGTCATGCAGTGGAATATACTTGCTCAAG CTCTTGGGGAAGGCAAAGACAACTTTGTACAGTGCCCTATGGAAGCCCTCAGGTGGGAAGAAAGGAAATGTCTCATTCTCGAAGAGATCCTTGCATACCAACCAGACATCCTGTGTCTTCAAGAAGTGGACCACTATTTTGACACCTTTCAACCACTCCTTAGTCGTCTGGGCTACCAATGTACTTTCTTACCTAAGCCATGGTCTCCATGTTTAGATGTGGAATGTAACAATGGGCCAGATGGCTGTGCCTTGTTCTTTCTTAAAGACCGGTTTACTCTAATCAACAGCGCCAACATGAGGCTGACCGCAATGAAGCTAAAAACCAACCAAGTAGCTATCGCTCAGATACTAAAATGCAATGAAACTGGCAAActattctgcattgctgtcactcACTTGAAAGCACGTAATGGCTGGGAAAGGTTGAGATCAGCGCAAGGTATTGATCTTCTGCAGAAACTGAAAAGTATCACTCAAGAGGCTGAGATCCCTGTCATTGTTTGTGGTGATTTCAATGCTGAGCCCACTGAAGAGGTTTACAAAGAATTCGCAAACTCCAGCCTGAACTTGAATAGTGCTTACAAGCTGCTGAGTGCCGATGGGCTGTCTGAACCCCCATACACGACATGGAAGATCCGACCCTCTGGAGAATGCAGGCACACCCTGGATTATATCTGGTATTCACAACATGCCTTACAAGTGAATGCTGCTCTCAGTCTTCTGACTGAGGAACAAATTGGACCCAACAGGCTACCATCTTTCAATTACCCTTCAGACCATTTGTCTCTAGTATGTGACTTCAGCTTTAGTGAAGATCCTGACAGGCTTTTATAG